The genomic interval AGGCCAGGAGAGAAGTCCTCAATGCTTTGGGAGCGGCACTGGACGGAGCTTTCAATCACCTTATCCTCGGGGTAAAAACCCCCACGCAGGTGGCAAAGATGCCTGAAAACGTGTCATCTATTGAAGGGGGCACACTAGAAGAGGTGATTAACAAATTACGCGACAAATTGACGAAGGAGAAACACTAGGCAAACTTGTACTTGTGTCTCCAAAAAGATGGGTACGTGGCGGGAATACAACAAGCCTCGATATTTTATTGTGGAAAAAAGTCTGCGACACCATCGGGGTTGTAATCGCTACTGACGGGGAAACCCAGTACATTTTGCCCATAACGAGTTTCGGTTGCCGCGAAAAACAGATGGTAAAAATTGACGGGTCTACCTTCTGCGAGGCCGAATACATTCCAGTTTTTCTCAGAGAAGTGTTATCTGGAAAAACATCCCTAGAGCTAATCAATTATGAGGAACTTGATCCAGAAAGCCTCGTATTTGAGGGTTCCGTCGCTGAAGACGCAACGAATCCCCACGTTTTATACAGTGCAAAAAATGGGAAGCTATTGCTTAAGGGGTATAGGCTCTACAGGCGAGACAATCCAGAAGTCCTCTTCTTGAGATACCTCAGCCACTACAACGTCGCTCCGAGGCTGGTTGCAAGCTACAGCGCTGGTGGTGTCCCACTAGGCATATTAGTTGAATATATCGAGGGGGGTATTGACCCTGGAGCACCCCTCTACAGCTCTGCAAAAGAAACTCTCGCAGCACAATCAATTACGGGTTTAGACTGGAACATTTTGAAAAGCATAGGAAAAGCCGTCTCCATTTTTCATAACGCCATGTTGGAATGCATGGAAGAATGGTGCAAGCCGTCATATATTGATACACAAGACATTAGCGTTTGGAGAGCGAGGATGAAGCATTACTTGAACGAAATTGCGGGGGTCATACCTTCCACTTGGCTTGAAATACTTAACCTTTCTCTGCAAAAATATTCCAAGAGATTTGAAACGTTTTTGGATACATATAAGATAAGGATACACCAGGACTTGCATTTCTCACAGATGATATACAAGCCAACAGGAAAAATCTACATCGTAGATTTTGAGGGCGAGCCAGGCAGGCCACCTGAATACAACACAGTCCTAGAGCCAGCCCTACGCGACATTGCCAGCATCGCTAGGGGAGCTTCTTACATCTCTTTCTATGCTGTTAAGGACTATTATGGGTTATCTCTAGAAGATACAGTCAAAGTATTTCAAGAAAGAGAAAGGCCAGCAAAACAACTAAACGAGTGGGCACAAGAGGTCCTTGAAAAGATAGTGGAAGAGTATCTAAGAACGCTGTCTAAGAGACTTACCCCTACGACTTCACCGGCCGAAGCATTAGAACTTGTTTTCCCATGGATGGTCGAGAGAGCACTTTACGAGGCATACTACGAGAAGAAATACCGGATACAAAACGTCGCCGTAGCCATATCAACGCTTTTGTCTATCATCAATGGAAAATAATTTATAGCCAAAAAGCCTATTTTATTTGGTGCATAAACATGAGTGTAATTGAAAAAGTTAAAACTGGAATTCCAGGGTTTGATGATCTTCTTTTTGGAGGTATCCCAAAGAGAAACATTGTTTTACTCTCAGGAGGCCCCGGCACAGGCAAGTCCATATTTGGTCAGCAATACCTGTACTACGGCTTGCAGCAGGGGGAGCCCGGCGTACTAGTAGCACTTGAAGAACACCCTGTCCAAGTAAGACGAAACATGGCTCACTTCGGCTGGGACATAAAGAAGTACGAGGACAGCGGGCAATTTGCAATAGTTGATGCCTTTACTGGTGGTATTGGGGAAGCTGCCAAAAGAGAAAAATACGTGGTGACGAGCATAGACGATGTTGGAGAATTGATAGATGTAGTTAAAACGGCGATCAAAGACGTGAAGGCGGAAAGAGTGGTCATAGACTCTGTTTCGACGCTCTACATGAGTAAGCCAGCTGTGGCCAGGTCAGTAATGATGCAACTTAAAAGGGTTCTCTCGGGTCTGGGGGCAACATCAATTCTAGTGTCTCAGGTCAGCGTCACTGAGAGAGGCTTCGGCGGGCCAGGCGTAGAACACGCGGCCGACGGAATAGTAAGGCTAGATCTCGACGAGGTAAACGGCGAACTAGTGAGGTCTCTAATTGTCTGGAAGATGAGGGGGACAAAGCACGACATGAAGAGGCGGCCCTTCGACATAACGGACAAGGGCATAGTTGTCTATAGCGATAGGGTAATAAAGCTGAGAGGAACAATGTATAGTGGTGAGTAAAATGGAGGTACCCCTGAAGCCCTTAGGTAAAGAAGACACCAGGAAACTAGAACTTGCACTCATTTTTGGCACGTTAATGAGGCAAGACGTATTAGAGAAAATAAGGAACGCAGAGGACAAGATAACCTGGCTAGATTCTTTGATCATAGCCTCCGGGGCGCTAGCTAGGGAGAGAGCCGGCATGCCAGTCACAAAGATAGCAGAGGAGCTCGGCAGAACCGAGGCAACAATCAGAAACCACCTGACTGGGAAAACTGAGGCAGGCAAAATAGTCAAAGAAACATACGAATTACTCGTTAAAAAAGGCGGCAAGCTAGAGTTCCTGATACCGGGAGGCGAAGAAATCGAAAAACTGAGACGTGAAAACGAGGAACTCAAAAAGAAAATAGAAAACGTGAAGCAAGCCCTCCAAAGCTTACTTTCAACCCTTTAGAAGCTCACCGTATATAGCTGACGCTGTCGCTGCAGACGCGCTCCAACTAAAGTATTTTTCTACCCTTTCTATACAGTTCTTCCTCAAAATCTCGCCAGCGTCCGGGTATTCCTCTAGCAACCTAACAAGCTTCTCGTTGCCAATCTTCTTTAAATACCACCCCAAGTTACCGGTATTTGAAGCCTCCATGAACGCCAGCATGTCTCTCAAGGCCTCGCCTAACTCATATGGGTCGCCCGGAGGAACAAGTAGCCCTGTGCCTTTGTCTCCATGATCATTTACGTCTAGGACAATTTCTTTTAGGCCACCAGTGCGAGACGCTACAAGTGGGTTACCAGTAGCCATGGCTTCGAGCGCCATTATCCCAAAGGGTTCCCACCTCGAGGGGGCGAAAAACACGTCTGACGCTAGGTGCGCCAGCTTGTAGATTGAAGGCGCAACTCCATATATCACGCGTACATTTTCTGGATAGCTCCTCTGGAGATCAGCTAGCTGATAAATATAATCTTCTCCTCCCCACACAGGCAAAACTAGAAACACGAACTTTGCGTTTCCGAGCTCTCTAAGCACACGCGGGACAGCCTCAACCATCAAGTCAAAGCCCTTCTGTCTAGCCAGTCTACCTGTTGTTATCGCCAAGGGACCGTCAAAGAGAAATGGCTCCGGCTTTCCATTTTCACGGAGAGGAGGCAGCGAAATGTCTTGAATAATCTTTTTTATCCTCTCGTCTGGAATCACTGGCTCTTCACTTCTAAGCGATGCTATCCCCCTCAGTAGAAAGTATTTTCTAAGATCCAGCCGCCTGTTGAGATTTGTCTCTCCAGAAAAATCGATAATATTATTTCCATGTTCCCGAAGGACTTCTGCTTTTGCATTTTCAAACGTCCAGTCGGTCGCGTTATAGATAACGCGTGATTTTTCAGAGAAGCCGTGTCCCAGAAAAGGTAAAACCTCGTCATGTAGGTATGCCTTGCTCACTGTGATTAATCTGTCAGCCTCGTAGGCCCCCACCTTCTCGGCGATAAAGTTTGAGCGCGCGAGGGCTTCTTCAAGGGTATATGTCTCTTTTCTTCCATCTATACGTATTTCGTGTACCCAGTCTAGTGGGACTCCAAGCTCTGGAAAAATCTCGGGCTTGATTCTTCTCTTCACAAGTAGATGTATATGGAAAGCAGAGTACCATTTCCCGGAGGGAAAATCATGCTTCAACTTTATGAGCGAATAGACGCTGTGCCAGTCGTGGAAGTGAATAATATTTGGGAATCCGCCTAGCAACTCATCTGCCCTCGACAAGAAAATGGATAGAGAAGTGGCGAAAAGCTTAACCTTGCTCTCCATGACGTCTTCTGAATACACTGCCGAGTTGCTCAAGACAGAGCCGGAGAAAAGTAGAAATGTGACATTGTACCATGTCCCTATTCCGACGAAGACTTCTCCCATTGGAGTAGTAAACGAATCAATTATTTTTTCGCCACGGGAACCAGTCGGCGCATGTGAGGGCAGAGCAACAAGGCTTCTCCACCCTAGACTTGAGAGATACCTTGCAAGGTTGCTTGGAACCTCTGCCAAGCCGCCTACCTTTACGAAGGGAGTAGCCTCGAACGTAACCATTAGTACGGATTTTCCGTTCACTGCCAAGCCAGTAGCACCTCGGTCTCAAAGATTTCGCCTGGATTCAGCGCGACAGTATAGTTAAAGCTTATCCCTGCGCCCTGGAACTCGCTCTTCAGACCCTTCTCTGTCCTGAACCATGTAAGTATTGGTGCCACCCATACTTCTGCGTGTTTGGTCGAGGCTACACTTAGATGTCCCGCGGAGGTCTTAAAGTCTACTTTCCTAGACCATGGAGAAGAGAAATATTCAGTGGCCTTCTGGCTGTAGTTGTCATCAACTACGAACAGGGGCTCTTCCTGGCTATCGGGTGAAAGCCTAGGCAACAGGTGGAGTTCCACTGAGAGTTTTAGCTCGATAAATCTTTTTTCAAGATTTCTCCATCTATATGCAACCCTGAGGCCTTTACCCTCATTTACAAGCTCATAG from Thermofilum adornatum carries:
- a CDS encoding KaiC domain-containing protein; protein product: MSVIEKVKTGIPGFDDLLFGGIPKRNIVLLSGGPGTGKSIFGQQYLYYGLQQGEPGVLVALEEHPVQVRRNMAHFGWDIKKYEDSGQFAIVDAFTGGIGEAAKREKYVVTSIDDVGELIDVVKTAIKDVKAERVVIDSVSTLYMSKPAVARSVMMQLKRVLSGLGATSILVSQVSVTERGFGGPGVEHAADGIVRLDLDEVNGELVRSLIVWKMRGTKHDMKRRPFDITDKGIVVYSDRVIKLRGTMYSGE
- a CDS encoding transcriptional regulator, which produces MEVPLKPLGKEDTRKLELALIFGTLMRQDVLEKIRNAEDKITWLDSLIIASGALARERAGMPVTKIAEELGRTEATIRNHLTGKTEAGKIVKETYELLVKKGGKLEFLIPGGEEIEKLRRENEELKKKIENVKQALQSLLSTL
- a CDS encoding glycogen synthase, which codes for MNGKSVLMVTFEATPFVKVGGLAEVPSNLARYLSSLGWRSLVALPSHAPTGSRGEKIIDSFTTPMGEVFVGIGTWYNVTFLLFSGSVLSNSAVYSEDVMESKVKLFATSLSIFLSRADELLGGFPNIIHFHDWHSVYSLIKLKHDFPSGKWYSAFHIHLLVKRRIKPEIFPELGVPLDWVHEIRIDGRKETYTLEEALARSNFIAEKVGAYEADRLITVSKAYLHDEVLPFLGHGFSEKSRVIYNATDWTFENAKAEVLREHGNNIIDFSGETNLNRRLDLRKYFLLRGIASLRSEEPVIPDERIKKIIQDISLPPLRENGKPEPFLFDGPLAITTGRLARQKGFDLMVEAVPRVLRELGNAKFVFLVLPVWGGEDYIYQLADLQRSYPENVRVIYGVAPSIYKLAHLASDVFFAPSRWEPFGIMALEAMATGNPLVASRTGGLKEIVLDVNDHGDKGTGLLVPPGDPYELGEALRDMLAFMEASNTGNLGWYLKKIGNEKLVRLLEEYPDAGEILRKNCIERVEKYFSWSASAATASAIYGELLKG